The genomic interval CATCGTCGTCATTATTGTTATTGTTGTTGTTATCATCGTCATTATTACTTGCACAATCATCACATGTGCTCTTATCACTAGAATCGGAATTTAATTCATTTAACGGATTAGTTTGAGTAGAGTTATTTTGATTGGTGCTAGTAGTAGCATTTACTACCCCAAAGTCATGTAGAGTAAAAACTAGCGTAGTAATCATTACGAGCATAATACTGTAATATTTCAATCCGCGATTCATATGTGTAATTGAATTATTAGAATTACATATTAATGGATTTTGATAAATATTTCTATATTATTTTTTTATACTAAAAACCAACTGGTATTTTATGGTATATTATTAACAAATGTTACATTAAAGCTTTTCAAATCAGTATTTTGAAATTCACTAATGATTTGATATGGTGGGATTAGAAGAGGAATTATGTTTCTATCTACATTTTCCTGACCATAAAGATAAAAATTATCTCCATGAAAATTTAGTAACATTACCCCTGTAACAAAGGTAGATAATATTATTAAATTAATTTTTTTCATAAGATTGTTATATTATATTTTACTGTAATCATTATTTAAGTTTTAATAATCATTAATAGTAATTGTAAAGTAAGTAGTTGTTTTCCTTTTCTACCATAAATAGAGTTTGAAAATCCAATTATATATGAAAAAAAACATCTAGTAGATCGTTTATTTTCTTTTTGCTGTCAAAGTCTAATAATCAAGTTCCATCTTCAACAGTTTAAAGAGTAATAAGACAGAATATCTAACTTTAACAACGTCATTGTCTGATCCATCTGCTCCCATTCTGAAAGTTGAAAGAATATACAAAAGCTATGTATCTTCAGCTGGAGAAATGCCAATCCTAAAAAATATTAATTTTGAAGTCGGCAGAGGAGAATTTGTATCTATTGTTGGTCCATCAGGAAGCGGCAAATCAACATTGTTAAATATTCTAGGAACTTTGGACAGACCCACTGAGGGAGACATTTTCATAGATGGAGAGGATGTCTTTTCGTTAGATGATCACGATTTAGCCTATCTGCGAAATAATGCCATTGGGTTTATTTTTCAATCATATAATTTGATAAATAGAGCGTCAGTATTGAAGAACATTGAAATTCCCTGTATAATAGCAGGATTAAGCAAGAGCGAACGGTTAGAGAGAGCCTCTAAAATTATGGGATTACTTGGAATAGAGGATAAAGGAAGTTTTAAACCATTTAACCTTAGTGGTGGTCAGCAACAGCGTGTAGCCATAGCTAGAGCTCTAATGAACAATCCATCGATAATATTGGCAGATGAACCAACCGGAAACTTGGATACCAAAACCGGAAATGAGGTGTTCAATCTTCTCAAGATGCTCTCAAACAAATATGATAGAACCATCGTCATGGTTACTCACAATCCGGAATTGGCAGAAAAAACTGATCGAATTATCCATTTAAAGGATGGAGAGATAGAGCGCGAGGAGCGAATCGAAACATGAAATATCAAATCGATAATTCACAGAACCTCTTTATCAAGAAAAATATTTTTCAATCATGGGCATTAATTCACTATTCAAAGAGAGTGAAGGCAAACAAAAATGTTAGTTAATGAGGTTAACAATATTTCTCTATCACCAATTAGCCCGCTAAATCATTTTTTTGAACAATTCTCAAGACTGCATCATAATAGCATGCATTATCTTTTACTGGCACAGTTAATTGTAAAGTCATCTTATGTCCACTTTGAATTAACCCATTTCAAACTCTTTAAAGAAATTAGAATAGCAAGGTGTGTTCATAATGGATATTAAGGAAATTTTCATTCTCTCATTTCAGGCATTAAAAGAAAGAAAAATCAGATCCTTATTGACAATAGTTATGGTTATGGCAGGCACAAGTTTGTTGGTTGCTGTAAACGGTGTTGGGGCAGGGTTTACAGAATTTTTTAACAAGCAGTTTAGCAATTTGGCTCCAAATATACTCTTTGTAACCAGTGGACAAGAACAAGGATCAACCACTGTTGGTTCCACCGAGGGTGGAGGTGGGTCAGCTGGTTCAAAAATAACTTTGAATTCCGCAGTCATAAACAGAATAGAATCGTTACCATTTATAGATAAGGTTATTCCATCATATCAATCCCAGGTTTTGATGAAATCTAGGGGAGAAGATAAATCCAGCGCTGCTCTGTCAATTGACCCAAACAATCTCTTTGTCATAGCTCCAACCTTAGAGTTGCAATCAGGTTCACAATTAAAACAAAATGATCCCTCTGCCATCATTTTAGCAGACAATATTGCCAATCCCCCTGGACAAGATAATCCGTTTGTAACTATTGGTGAAACGATCGAATTAGAATATTCTTTTATAGACGATACAACTGGAGAGCAAGAAACACTTTCCAAGAATTTTTTAGTAACCGGAATTATGGAACCAACTGGTAATCCCACTATCGACGGTGCCGCAGTCATAAATCTGGATGCCGGGGATGCCCTATTTCAAAAAGCCGGAAAGTATGATTCTCTATTTGTGGTAGCCTCATCTACCGAGCTAGTCGATGTAGTGGAAGAAGAAATAAAGAAACTATATGGTAATGATATAGGGGTAACAACTGTAAAGGCTATACTTGAGA from Candidatus Nitrosocosmicus hydrocola carries:
- a CDS encoding ABC transporter ATP-binding protein; the encoded protein is MSDPSAPILKVERIYKSYVSSAGEMPILKNINFEVGRGEFVSIVGPSGSGKSTLLNILGTLDRPTEGDIFIDGEDVFSLDDHDLAYLRNNAIGFIFQSYNLINRASVLKNIEIPCIIAGLSKSERLERASKIMGLLGIEDKGSFKPFNLSGGQQQRVAIARALMNNPSIILADEPTGNLDTKTGNEVFNLLKMLSNKYDRTIVMVTHNPELAEKTDRIIHLKDGEIEREERIET
- a CDS encoding ABC transporter permease encodes the protein MDIKEIFILSFQALKERKIRSLLTIVMVMAGTSLLVAVNGVGAGFTEFFNKQFSNLAPNILFVTSGQEQGSTTVGSTEGGGGSAGSKITLNSAVINRIESLPFIDKVIPSYQSQVLMKSRGEDKSSAALSIDPNNLFVIAPTLELQSGSQLKQNDPSAIILADNIANPPGQDNPFVTIGETIELEYSFIDDTTGEQETLSKNFLVTGIMEPTGNPTIDGAAVINLDAGDALFQKAGKYDSLFVVASSTELVDVVEEEIKKLYGNDIGVTTVKAILETIEQFTGGITSFLLSIAIISLVVGAVGIITTLYTSVVERIREIGTLKAIGAQSSTILTMFVLEALIIGMLGATMGLLGGIGGGYALSQATPRNEGDPPLIPLFFISDMVTVWFISVALSVIAGLLPAWKASKVSPIEALRPKT